From Rutidosis leptorrhynchoides isolate AG116_Rl617_1_P2 chromosome 3, CSIRO_AGI_Rlap_v1, whole genome shotgun sequence, a single genomic window includes:
- the LOC139897125 gene encoding probable plastid-lipid-associated protein 10, chloroplastic: MSFPLPPATSNFRPPLNSHFRPPSTTTSTSLYFSHSYYNSTSTNRFQFQCSATSLTSSPQQQLRNETEIENKKYDLLKAIQDTQRGSLTTPNQRSQIEETLVELESYEADNKGIDLGKLDGTWRLQYTSASDVLILLDSSSVLPFFQVGQIFQKFECIGQDDGGYVRNVVRWSIPGLLEENEGATLLVSAKFSIVSRRNIYLQFEEIALQNIKISEELQALIAPALLPRSFLSLQILQAICTYKAQVPVENTSPGRRSVGGLYYLSYLDRNMLVGRAVGGGGVFVFTRSQNIL; the protein is encoded by the exons ATGAGTTTCCCGTTGCCCCCTGCAACTAGCAATTTCCGACCACCGCTTAATTCACACTTCCGACCACCGTCAACAACAACATCAACGTCTTTATATTTTTCACACTCTTATTACAATTCAACTAGTACTAATAGATTTCAATTTCAATGCTCAGCCACATCCTTAACATCATCACCTCAACAGCAACTG AGAAACGAAACAGAAATAGAAAACAAGAAATATGATTTGCTGAAAGCTATTCAAGACACTCAACGTGGCTCCCTCACTACCCCTAATCAACGTTCCCAAATTGAGGAAACTTTG GTTGAATTAGAGAGTTATGAAGCGGATAATAAAGGAATTGATTTGGGGAAATTGGATGGGACTTGGAGATTGCAGTATACTTCTGCTTCTGATGTTCTCATTCTTCTTGATTCTTCCTCCGTACTTCCTTTTTttc AGGTTGGCCAAATATTTCAAAAGTTTGAATGTATAGGTCAAGATGATGGAGGATATGTCCGCAATGTTGTACGTTGGAGCATTCCCGGTTTATTGGAG GAGAACGAAGGTGCCACCCTTCTTGTTTCAGCAAAATTTTCTATTGTGTCACGTCGTAACATATACCTTCAGTTTGAAGAG ATAGCTCTTCAAAATATAAAAATCAGTGAAGAGTTGCAAGCCCTAATAGCCCCCGCATTGCTGCCACGCTCATTTTTAAGCCTGCAG ATCTTGCAAGCAATTTGCACGTATAAAGCTCAAGTTCCGGTGGAAAACACAAGTCCAGGAAG GCGCTCGGTAGGAGGACTGTACTACCTTTCATATCTGGACAGGAATATGCTTGTGGGCCGAGCAGTGGGAGGCGGTGGAGTCTTTGTATTTACTCGATCTCAAAACATCTTGTAA